A part of Vespa crabro chromosome 20, iyVesCrab1.2, whole genome shotgun sequence genomic DNA contains:
- the LOC124431091 gene encoding B-box type zinc finger protein ncl-1-like isoform X2 encodes MRYKSSERTIKKKIERTIDNIKSSTKYRMASSTIAVPSGTASVPATAGITGKEELDSGDLFGERSVNTVTGYNNSSSSGDALEEITCNNGKIGDQQCTLCMSKLCSPRVLSCLHVFCEGCLDKLLMDGAGDSKVESILECPLCHQETSVSSKGAASLTCDYVLTNILDMFAIENMAVLCTSCKAKENAVARCSDCANFLCPNCNTAHQFMRCFESHKVIAFEDLKKSNETIPIHKPIFCEYHPAENMKFYCYTCQEPICNECLLVEHKAPDHHYERLADAEPREKEELLSLMSESKAKIKDCDQVTTQLENALSELQMQRDQAKDLIIETFQSYKAILEKYRDNALEELEKLHSERELEIMDTFHNVAKTAEKIDDACRFTSRLLEHGDTVEILALRRIVGAQLLHLIKNTPSPNITFCIEFQTDYSQFEKTVKEVFGKFHTESTPITKILPEIKSSMPGVSSTQQIVHTSISCPSTISTSSPISLPASMQSSFEGEPTFVIPPTSSPQNIPPPPPPVSLPPGPIHGLTSIQEYNLQQLASLAEKVEIVSDTGVIGPSSNSSPTPSFALADLFAGDLNSTNHAINNLQALAKLGNTLANQDLGNAAINGSGGLVLGRGPSPGIIDAPNLSTLTANSLLNGGFQSLSSSTSPILSQGADDLIGDTMHNMPVVVGNPVANVTGAGNGNYAHPRSNNAKLTPMQIRSKFGQLGPSKGQFNSPHGFCLGTDEDIIVADTNNHRIQIFEKTGTFKFQFGVPGKEEGQLWYPRKVAVMRNSGKFVVCDRGNERSRMQIFTKNGHFIKKIAIRYIDIVAGLAVTGQGQIVAVDSVSPTVFVISDTGALLRWFDCSDYMREPSDIAISGKEYFVCDFKGHCVVVFNEDGKFLRRIGCENITNFPNGIDISDAGDVLIGDSHGNRFHVAVFSRDGSLISEFECPYVKVSRCCGLKITSEGYIVTLAKNNHHVLVLNTLYIV; translated from the exons ATGAGATATAAATCGTCTGAgcgaacgattaaaaagaaaatcgaaagaacAATAGATAACATTAAAAGTTCGACGAAGTATAGGATGGCATCATCCACGATAGCTGTTCCCTCGGGAACAGCTTCGGTACCAGCCACTGCTGGTATTACTGGAAAAGAAGAACTCGATAGTGGGGATTTATTCGGTGAACGTAGTGTTAATACCGTTACAggttataacaatagtagcaGTTCTGGTGATGCACTCGAAGAGATAACCTGTAATAATGGCAAAATAGGAGATCAACAATGCACTTTGTGCATGAGCAAATTGTGCTCACCACGGGTACTATCTTGTCTCCATGTATTTTGCGAAGGTTGTCTGGATAAGCTTCTTATGGACGGAGCTGGAGATTCAAAGGTGGAATCTATACTAGAGTGTCCCTTATGCCATCAAGAAACTTCCGTTAGTTCTAAAGGCGCCGCATCTCTCACTTGTGATTATGTACTAACTAATATACTTGACATGTTTGCGATTGAAAATATGGCAGTGCTCTGTACCTCTTGCAAGGCTAAAGAAAATGCAGTCGCACGTTGCTCAGATTGTGCCAATTTTCTCTGTCCGAATTGTAATACGGCACATCAATTCATGCGCTGCTTTGAAAGTCATAAAGTCATTGCATTTGAGGATTTGAAGAAATCAAATGAAACTATTCCAATACATAAACCTATTTTTTGTGAATATCATCCTGccgaaaatatgaaattttattgctATACGTGTCAG gaACCCATCTGTAATGAATGTCTTCTTGTTGAGCACAAAGCACCAGATCATCATTATGAGAGATTAGCTGATGCAGAACCACGCGAGAAGGAAGAATTATTGAGTTTAATGTCTGAAAGTAAAGCAAAAATTAAGGATTGCGATCAAGTTACAACGCAGTTAGAAAATGCACTTAGTGAATTGCAAATGCAACGTGATCAAGCAAAggatttaataatagaaactttCCAAAGTTACAAAGCTATATTAGAGAAATATCGAGACAATGCTTTAGAGGAACTTGAAAAACTACATTCAGAGAGAGAGCTTGAAATAATGGATACCTTCCATAA CGTTGCAAAAACTGCAGAAAAAATAGATGATGCTTGCCGCTTTACATCTAGGCTTTTGGAACATGGAGATACCGTGGAAATATTAGCTCTTCGCCGTATAGTAGGGGCgcaattattacatttaataaaaaatacccCGAGTCCTAACATAACATTTTGTATAGAGTTCCAGACAGATTATAGTCAATTTGAAAAAACTGTAAAG gAGGTGTTTGGTAAATTTCATACAGAGAGTACaccaataacaaaaattcttCCAGAAATAAAGTCAAGCATGCCAGGTGTTTCCTCTACTCAACAAATCGTTCATACTTCAATAAGTTGTCCCAGTACGATTAGTACAAGTTCTCCTATTTCACTTCCTGCCTCTATGCAATCCTCGTTTGAAGGTGAACCTACGTTTGTTATTCCACCTACATCTAGTCCTCAAAATattccaccaccaccaccacctgtTTCTCTTCCACCAGGCCCTATTCATGGTTTGACCAGTATTcaagaatataatttacaacAATTAGCTAGTTTAGCCGAAAAGGTAGAAATTGTTAGTGATACTGGTGTAATTGGACCTAGCTCTAATTCAAGTCCCACTCCTTCCTTCGCACTAGCAGATTTATTTGCTGGAGATTTAAACTCTACGAATCATGCCATTAATAATTTGCAAGCTCTTGCAAAATTAGGAAATACTCTTGCCAATCAAG ATTTAGGAAATGCAGCAATTAATGGTAGTGGAGGTTTGGTATTAGGACGTGGGCCTTCCCCTGGTATTATTGATGCGCCTAACTTGAGCACTTTAACTGCCAACAGTCTTTTAAATGGTGGTTTTCAATCACTTTCATCCTCCACATCTCCTATACTCTCACAGGGTGctg ATGATCTTATAGGTGATACAATGCATAATATGCCTGTGGTAGTAGGTAATCCAGTTGCCAATGTAACTGGTGCAGGAAATGGAAACTATGCACATCCACGTTCTAATAATGCAAAATTAACTCCAATGCAAATTCGAAGTAAATTTGGCCAGTTAGGTCCTAGTAAAGGACAATTTAATTCACCTCATGGATTTTGTTTGGGTACAGACGAAGATATTATAGTTGCGGACACTAATAATCACAGGATACAG aTTTTTGAGAAGACTGGTACATTCAAATTTCAATTTGGTGTCCCTGGTAAAGAAGAAGGTCAGTTGTGGTATCCAAGAAAAGTAGCAGTTATGCGAAATAGTGGAAAATTTGTTGTATGCGACCGTGGAAATGAAAGATCTAGGATGCAAATATTTACTAAAAACGgccattttataaaaaagattgcCATTCGTTACATCGACATTGTAGCTGGTTTAGCTGTTACGGGTCAAGGTCAGATTGTAGCAGTCGATAGTGTATCACCGACTGTATTTGTCATCAGTGATACAGGTGCCCTCCTTAGGTGGTTCGATTGTAGCGATTACATGAGAGAACCAAGTGATATTGCTATTAGTG gaaaagaatattttgttTGCGATTTCAAAGGTCATTGCGTTGTTGTATTTAACGAGGATGGAAAATTCTTGCGTCGTATTGGCTGCGAGAATATAACAAACTTTCCAAATGGGATTGATATTAGTGATGCTGGAGATGTTTTGATTGGAGATTCACATGGTAATCGATTCCATGTAGCTGTCTTTTCAAGGGACGGTTCTTTAATTTCGGAATTCGAGTGTCCATATGTTAAG GTATCTCGATGTTGTGGCCTGAAAATAACCTCGGAAGGATACATAGTAACGCTTGCTAAAAACAATCATCATGTCCTTGTGCTGAACACTCTTTACATAGTATGa
- the LOC124431091 gene encoding B-box type zinc finger protein ncl-1-like isoform X1, producing the protein MRYKSSERTIKKKIERTIDNIKSSTKYRMASSTIAVPSGTASVPATAGITGKEELDSGDLFGERSVNTVTGYNNSSSSGDALEEITCNNGKIGDQQCTLCMSKLCSPRVLSCLHVFCEGCLDKLLMDGAGDSKVESILECPLCHQETSVSSKGAASLTCDYVLTNILDMFAIENMAVLCTSCKAKENAVARCSDCANFLCPNCNTAHQFMRCFESHKVIAFEDLKKSNETIPIHKPIFCEYHPAENMKFYCYTCQEPICNECLLVEHKAPDHHYERLADAEPREKEELLSLMSESKAKIKDCDQVTTQLENALSELQMQRDQAKDLIIETFQSYKAILEKYRDNALEELEKLHSERELEIMDTFHKKSVFDSVAKTAEKIDDACRFTSRLLEHGDTVEILALRRIVGAQLLHLIKNTPSPNITFCIEFQTDYSQFEKTVKEVFGKFHTESTPITKILPEIKSSMPGVSSTQQIVHTSISCPSTISTSSPISLPASMQSSFEGEPTFVIPPTSSPQNIPPPPPPVSLPPGPIHGLTSIQEYNLQQLASLAEKVEIVSDTGVIGPSSNSSPTPSFALADLFAGDLNSTNHAINNLQALAKLGNTLANQDLGNAAINGSGGLVLGRGPSPGIIDAPNLSTLTANSLLNGGFQSLSSSTSPILSQGADDLIGDTMHNMPVVVGNPVANVTGAGNGNYAHPRSNNAKLTPMQIRSKFGQLGPSKGQFNSPHGFCLGTDEDIIVADTNNHRIQIFEKTGTFKFQFGVPGKEEGQLWYPRKVAVMRNSGKFVVCDRGNERSRMQIFTKNGHFIKKIAIRYIDIVAGLAVTGQGQIVAVDSVSPTVFVISDTGALLRWFDCSDYMREPSDIAISGKEYFVCDFKGHCVVVFNEDGKFLRRIGCENITNFPNGIDISDAGDVLIGDSHGNRFHVAVFSRDGSLISEFECPYVKVSRCCGLKITSEGYIVTLAKNNHHVLVLNTLYIV; encoded by the exons ATGAGATATAAATCGTCTGAgcgaacgattaaaaagaaaatcgaaagaacAATAGATAACATTAAAAGTTCGACGAAGTATAGGATGGCATCATCCACGATAGCTGTTCCCTCGGGAACAGCTTCGGTACCAGCCACTGCTGGTATTACTGGAAAAGAAGAACTCGATAGTGGGGATTTATTCGGTGAACGTAGTGTTAATACCGTTACAggttataacaatagtagcaGTTCTGGTGATGCACTCGAAGAGATAACCTGTAATAATGGCAAAATAGGAGATCAACAATGCACTTTGTGCATGAGCAAATTGTGCTCACCACGGGTACTATCTTGTCTCCATGTATTTTGCGAAGGTTGTCTGGATAAGCTTCTTATGGACGGAGCTGGAGATTCAAAGGTGGAATCTATACTAGAGTGTCCCTTATGCCATCAAGAAACTTCCGTTAGTTCTAAAGGCGCCGCATCTCTCACTTGTGATTATGTACTAACTAATATACTTGACATGTTTGCGATTGAAAATATGGCAGTGCTCTGTACCTCTTGCAAGGCTAAAGAAAATGCAGTCGCACGTTGCTCAGATTGTGCCAATTTTCTCTGTCCGAATTGTAATACGGCACATCAATTCATGCGCTGCTTTGAAAGTCATAAAGTCATTGCATTTGAGGATTTGAAGAAATCAAATGAAACTATTCCAATACATAAACCTATTTTTTGTGAATATCATCCTGccgaaaatatgaaattttattgctATACGTGTCAG gaACCCATCTGTAATGAATGTCTTCTTGTTGAGCACAAAGCACCAGATCATCATTATGAGAGATTAGCTGATGCAGAACCACGCGAGAAGGAAGAATTATTGAGTTTAATGTCTGAAAGTAAAGCAAAAATTAAGGATTGCGATCAAGTTACAACGCAGTTAGAAAATGCACTTAGTGAATTGCAAATGCAACGTGATCAAGCAAAggatttaataatagaaactttCCAAAGTTACAAAGCTATATTAGAGAAATATCGAGACAATGCTTTAGAGGAACTTGAAAAACTACATTCAGAGAGAGAGCTTGAAATAATGGATACCTTCCATAA AAAATCTGTTTTTGATAGCGTTGCAAAAACTGCAGAAAAAATAGATGATGCTTGCCGCTTTACATCTAGGCTTTTGGAACATGGAGATACCGTGGAAATATTAGCTCTTCGCCGTATAGTAGGGGCgcaattattacatttaataaaaaatacccCGAGTCCTAACATAACATTTTGTATAGAGTTCCAGACAGATTATAGTCAATTTGAAAAAACTGTAAAG gAGGTGTTTGGTAAATTTCATACAGAGAGTACaccaataacaaaaattcttCCAGAAATAAAGTCAAGCATGCCAGGTGTTTCCTCTACTCAACAAATCGTTCATACTTCAATAAGTTGTCCCAGTACGATTAGTACAAGTTCTCCTATTTCACTTCCTGCCTCTATGCAATCCTCGTTTGAAGGTGAACCTACGTTTGTTATTCCACCTACATCTAGTCCTCAAAATattccaccaccaccaccacctgtTTCTCTTCCACCAGGCCCTATTCATGGTTTGACCAGTATTcaagaatataatttacaacAATTAGCTAGTTTAGCCGAAAAGGTAGAAATTGTTAGTGATACTGGTGTAATTGGACCTAGCTCTAATTCAAGTCCCACTCCTTCCTTCGCACTAGCAGATTTATTTGCTGGAGATTTAAACTCTACGAATCATGCCATTAATAATTTGCAAGCTCTTGCAAAATTAGGAAATACTCTTGCCAATCAAG ATTTAGGAAATGCAGCAATTAATGGTAGTGGAGGTTTGGTATTAGGACGTGGGCCTTCCCCTGGTATTATTGATGCGCCTAACTTGAGCACTTTAACTGCCAACAGTCTTTTAAATGGTGGTTTTCAATCACTTTCATCCTCCACATCTCCTATACTCTCACAGGGTGctg ATGATCTTATAGGTGATACAATGCATAATATGCCTGTGGTAGTAGGTAATCCAGTTGCCAATGTAACTGGTGCAGGAAATGGAAACTATGCACATCCACGTTCTAATAATGCAAAATTAACTCCAATGCAAATTCGAAGTAAATTTGGCCAGTTAGGTCCTAGTAAAGGACAATTTAATTCACCTCATGGATTTTGTTTGGGTACAGACGAAGATATTATAGTTGCGGACACTAATAATCACAGGATACAG aTTTTTGAGAAGACTGGTACATTCAAATTTCAATTTGGTGTCCCTGGTAAAGAAGAAGGTCAGTTGTGGTATCCAAGAAAAGTAGCAGTTATGCGAAATAGTGGAAAATTTGTTGTATGCGACCGTGGAAATGAAAGATCTAGGATGCAAATATTTACTAAAAACGgccattttataaaaaagattgcCATTCGTTACATCGACATTGTAGCTGGTTTAGCTGTTACGGGTCAAGGTCAGATTGTAGCAGTCGATAGTGTATCACCGACTGTATTTGTCATCAGTGATACAGGTGCCCTCCTTAGGTGGTTCGATTGTAGCGATTACATGAGAGAACCAAGTGATATTGCTATTAGTG gaaaagaatattttgttTGCGATTTCAAAGGTCATTGCGTTGTTGTATTTAACGAGGATGGAAAATTCTTGCGTCGTATTGGCTGCGAGAATATAACAAACTTTCCAAATGGGATTGATATTAGTGATGCTGGAGATGTTTTGATTGGAGATTCACATGGTAATCGATTCCATGTAGCTGTCTTTTCAAGGGACGGTTCTTTAATTTCGGAATTCGAGTGTCCATATGTTAAG GTATCTCGATGTTGTGGCCTGAAAATAACCTCGGAAGGATACATAGTAACGCTTGCTAAAAACAATCATCATGTCCTTGTGCTGAACACTCTTTACATAGTATGa